The Parabacteroides timonensis sequence CGTCGGGTATCAGGGATTCTTTGGAACGGTCTACGTAACGAACGAATTCCTTCAAGCCTTCTTCCGAACGGAACAGGTCGGACTTATAGGTTCCGTCTTCCTTTATTACACGTTTGTCTGTCAGTGTCAGGTTGATACCTGCATTCAGGAAGGCCAGCTCACGTAAACGGGTTGCTAATATTTCATATTTGTATTCAGTAACGGTAAAGATACTGTCGTCCGGTTTGAACGAGATGGTGGTTCCTGTGGTTGTTGTATCTCCAACGACTTCTACATCATGTAAAGGTTTTCCACAAGAGAATTCCTGCATGTGTATTTTCCCTCCTCTGCGAACTTCTGCTTTCAAATAAGTGGAAAGAGCGTTCACACAAGATACACCCACACCGTGCAAACCTCCGGATACCTTATAAGTCCCTTTGTCGAACTTACCTCCGGCATGTAGCACTGTCAGAACAACTTCCAGAGCTGATTTGCCTTCTTTCTCATGAATATCTACCGGTATACCACGACCGTCGTCCGTTACTGTGATAGAGTTATCCTCGTTTATTACTACGTCGATCTGAGAACAAAATCCGGCTAGTGCTTCGTCAATAGAGTTGTCGACAACTTCATACACCAGGTGATGTAGACCTTTTTCGCTGATATCGCCAATATACATGGCCGGTCTTTTTCGTACCGCTTCTAACCCTTCAAGTACCTGAATACTGTCCGCAGAGTACTCTCCGGAAGTATTCTTAATTTCTTCACTCATGAGTTTCTATCCTTTAAAATCACTAATTATCTATATCTCTAAAAATGCTAACAAATGTAGTGAAAATAATTGACTTAGCAGGTAAAAGTAGTGTGAAAATAGCAAAAAAACAGGGTGTGAAAAGACATGACAAAGCGGTCGGGTTATAATTAACCCGACCGCTTCTAAAGTAGCCCATAGGGGAATCGAACCCCTCTTTCAAGAATGAAAATCTTGCGTCCTAACCGATAGACGAATGGGCCGCAATTATTCCTTATGCAAGCTTGTTAACGTGCTTTGTCAGTTTGGATTTCAAGTTGCCAGCCTTATTCTTGTGAATAACGTTTTTCTTAGCAAGCTTATCCAACATAGAGCACACCTTAGGTAACAGAGCCTGAGCTTCGTTCTTGTCTTCAGTTGCACGCAGTACACGCATTGCATTTCTAGCTGTTTTAGCATGATATCTATTCTGCAAACGTCTTGCGTTAGTCTGTCTGATCCTTTTGATTGATGACTTGTGATTTGCCATTTCTTAGCTATTCTTTATTGAATTTTTAATTTTGTTTATTGTAGCCCATAGGGGAATCGAACCC is a genomic window containing:
- the rpsT gene encoding 30S ribosomal protein S20 — translated: MANHKSSIKRIRQTNARRLQNRYHAKTARNAMRVLRATEDKNEAQALLPKVCSMLDKLAKKNVIHKNKAGNLKSKLTKHVNKLA